A single window of Hemicordylus capensis ecotype Gifberg chromosome 15, rHemCap1.1.pri, whole genome shotgun sequence DNA harbors:
- the FOXN4 gene encoding forkhead box protein N4 isoform X1: MIESDISSIMSGLLRNVGQSHHPSPQEYRLLASDPSQLSEDDLPSDLQSLSWLTSVDVPRLQQMASERMDFGITSQNAMLQQTGSMAGNMHHPSAAPGTMIHIQAGLPQGILGLNAVSSHGANISQYVVSGQLSPSLQPQQAPLFPPPPRHTQQVFTITHNAQQCSPATIYSASYGAQPPYSQPRLAPHAAQDLHAKHYPKPIYSYSCLIAMALKNSKTGSLPVSEIYSFMKEHFPYFKTAPDGWKNSVRHNLSLNKCFEKVENKMSGTSRKGCLWALNPAKIDKMEEEMQKWKRKDLAAIHRSMANPEELDKLITDRPETCRRPSKAAEAESHSLSHVAAAQGRMAQRQPQPVMTLSLQPLPRHPHLQAQACMAPESPAPAQTPPLHALRKVSQSPLPQHPVRRAPDFFSLTTDMSTEVDALDPSIMDFALQGNLWDEMKDESFSLETLGAFSNSPLPLSDCDLAPAGLTPVSSSSDLSSFSDLQVTGLYTTYTTLDPIASAQYIHTPGNKPIALL; this comes from the exons ATGATAGAGAGCGACATTTCCTCCATAATGTCTGGCCTCCTTAGGAACGTGGGCCAGAGTCACCACCCTTCTCCACAGGAATACAG ACTCTTGGCTTCTGACCCTTCGCAGTTGAGTGAAGACGACCTCCCCAGCGACTTACAGTCCCTCTCATGGCTGACATCCGTTGATGTCCCTCGGCTGCAGCAGATGGCCAGTGAAAGGATGGATTTTGGCATCACTTCCCAGAATGCAATGCTGCAACAGACTG GTTCCATGGCAGGGAATATGCACCACCCCTCAGCGGCTCCCGGCACAATGATTCACATCCAGGCCGGTCTGCctcagggcattctggggctgAACGCAGTTTCATCACATGGAGCCAAT ATCAGCCAGTATGTGGTCAGCGGGCAGCTGTCTCCCAGCCTGCAGCCCCAGCAggcccccctcttccctcctccccctcgcCACACGCAGCAGGTGTTCACCATCACCCACAACGCACAACAG TGTTCCCCAGCGACAATATACAGTGCCTCCTACGGAGCGCAGCCTCCTTACTCCCAGCCCCGCCTTGCTCCCCACGCTGCCCAAGACCTGCACGCCAAACACTACCCGAAGCCCATCTACTCCTACAG CTGCTTGATTGCCATGGCCCTGAAGAACAGCAAGACCGGCAGCCTCCCCGTGAGCGAGATCTACAGCTTCATGAAGGAACACTTCCCCTACTTCAAG ACAGCTCCTGACGGCTGGAAGAACTCCGTCCGCCACAACCTGTCCCTGAACAAGTGCTTTGAGAAGGTGGAGAACAAGATGAGCGGCACCTCGCGCAAGGGCTGTCTGTGGGCCCTCAACCCCGCCAAGATAGACAAGATGGAGGAGGAGATGCAGAAGTGGAAGAGGAAAGACCTGGCCGCCATCCACAGGAGCATGGCCAacccag AAGAGCTGGACAAGCTGATCACCGACCGGCCGGAGACCTGCAGGAGGCCCAGCAAGGCGGCAGAGGCCGAAAGCCACTCGCTGAGCCACGTGGCGGCCGCCCAGGGCCGCATGGCGCAGCGGCAGCCCCAGCCCGTCATGACGCtgtccctgcagcccctgccgcgGCACCCCCATCTCCAGGCACAAGCCTGCATGGCCCCCGAGTCGCCGGCTCCCGCCCAGACCCCTCCTCTCCACGCCCTGCGCAAGGTCAGCCAGAGCCCCCTCCCGCAGCACCCGGTACGGCGGGCGCCCGACTTCTTCAGCCTGACGACTGACATGAGCACGGAAGTGGATGCTCTGGACCCCAGCATCATGGACTTCGCTCTGCAAG GGAACCTCTGGGATGAGATGAAAGACGAAAGCTTCAGCCTTGAGACCCTGGGGGCCTTCAGCAACTCCCCGCTCCCCCTCTCCGACTGCGACCTCGCCCCAGCTGGCCTCACGCCCGTCTCCAGCAGCAGCGACCTCTCCTCCTTCTCCGACTTGCAGGTGACGGGCCTCTACACCACCTACACCACGCTGGACCCCATTGCCTCAGCACAGTACATCCACACCCCAGGGAACAAGCCCATTGCCCTGCTCTGA
- the FOXN4 gene encoding forkhead box protein N4 isoform X2: MIESDISSIMSGLLRNVGQSHHPSPQEYRLLASDPSQLSEDDLPSDLQSLSWLTSVDVPRLQQMASERMDFGITSQNAMLQQTGSMAGNMHHPSAAPGTMIHIQAGLPQGILGLNAVSSHGANISQYVVSGQLSPSLQPQQAPLFPPPPRHTQQVFTITHNAQQCSPATIYSASYGAQPPYSQPRLAPHAAQDLHAKHYPKPIYSYSCLIAMALKNSKTGSLPVSEIYSFMKEHFPYFKTAPDGWKNSVRHNLSLNKCFEKVENKMSGTSRKGCLWALNPAKIDKMEEEMQKWKRKDLAAIHRSMANPEELDKLITDRPETCRRPSKAAEAESHSLSHVAAAQGRMAQRQPQPVMTLSLQPLPRHPHLQAQACMAPESPAPAQTPPLHALRKVSQSPLPQHPVRRAPDFFSLTTDMSTEVDALDPSIMDFALQGNLWDEMKDESFSLETLGAFSNSPLPLSDCDLAPAGLTPVSSSSDLSSFSDLQPDQARHWGKMPLCGAEEDTT; this comes from the exons ATGATAGAGAGCGACATTTCCTCCATAATGTCTGGCCTCCTTAGGAACGTGGGCCAGAGTCACCACCCTTCTCCACAGGAATACAG ACTCTTGGCTTCTGACCCTTCGCAGTTGAGTGAAGACGACCTCCCCAGCGACTTACAGTCCCTCTCATGGCTGACATCCGTTGATGTCCCTCGGCTGCAGCAGATGGCCAGTGAAAGGATGGATTTTGGCATCACTTCCCAGAATGCAATGCTGCAACAGACTG GTTCCATGGCAGGGAATATGCACCACCCCTCAGCGGCTCCCGGCACAATGATTCACATCCAGGCCGGTCTGCctcagggcattctggggctgAACGCAGTTTCATCACATGGAGCCAAT ATCAGCCAGTATGTGGTCAGCGGGCAGCTGTCTCCCAGCCTGCAGCCCCAGCAggcccccctcttccctcctccccctcgcCACACGCAGCAGGTGTTCACCATCACCCACAACGCACAACAG TGTTCCCCAGCGACAATATACAGTGCCTCCTACGGAGCGCAGCCTCCTTACTCCCAGCCCCGCCTTGCTCCCCACGCTGCCCAAGACCTGCACGCCAAACACTACCCGAAGCCCATCTACTCCTACAG CTGCTTGATTGCCATGGCCCTGAAGAACAGCAAGACCGGCAGCCTCCCCGTGAGCGAGATCTACAGCTTCATGAAGGAACACTTCCCCTACTTCAAG ACAGCTCCTGACGGCTGGAAGAACTCCGTCCGCCACAACCTGTCCCTGAACAAGTGCTTTGAGAAGGTGGAGAACAAGATGAGCGGCACCTCGCGCAAGGGCTGTCTGTGGGCCCTCAACCCCGCCAAGATAGACAAGATGGAGGAGGAGATGCAGAAGTGGAAGAGGAAAGACCTGGCCGCCATCCACAGGAGCATGGCCAacccag AAGAGCTGGACAAGCTGATCACCGACCGGCCGGAGACCTGCAGGAGGCCCAGCAAGGCGGCAGAGGCCGAAAGCCACTCGCTGAGCCACGTGGCGGCCGCCCAGGGCCGCATGGCGCAGCGGCAGCCCCAGCCCGTCATGACGCtgtccctgcagcccctgccgcgGCACCCCCATCTCCAGGCACAAGCCTGCATGGCCCCCGAGTCGCCGGCTCCCGCCCAGACCCCTCCTCTCCACGCCCTGCGCAAGGTCAGCCAGAGCCCCCTCCCGCAGCACCCGGTACGGCGGGCGCCCGACTTCTTCAGCCTGACGACTGACATGAGCACGGAAGTGGATGCTCTGGACCCCAGCATCATGGACTTCGCTCTGCAAG GGAACCTCTGGGATGAGATGAAAGACGAAAGCTTCAGCCTTGAGACCCTGGGGGCCTTCAGCAACTCCCCGCTCCCCCTCTCCGACTGCGACCTCGCCCCAGCTGGCCTCACGCCCGTCTCCAGCAGCAGCGACCTCTCCTCCTTCTCCGACTTGCAG ccGGATCAAGCAAGGCATTGGGGCAAGATGCCATTGTGTGGTGCTGAGGAGGACACTACATGA